The following coding sequences lie in one Asterias amurensis chromosome 18, ASM3211899v1 genomic window:
- the LOC139950951 gene encoding uncharacterized protein, with protein sequence MKITISTVTFLLCILQVPFMVAKTAVSPDPEMTCNSCCQGPAGIPGIPGSNGHHGQGLVGPRGDAGSPGEVGQPGAKGDMGSDGLVGEPGAKGDIGLTGDQGVGQPGKQGPQGLPGMNGLNGERGEPGPAGQTGEAGEPGGKGDIGSDGLVGEPGAKGDHGLKGEQGVGQQGRTGPRGLPGMNGLKGERGELGPAGQTGEAGECSTRRSAFTAVRITPFRPRPDWYPLPFEELLFSEEGIDFNLNNGTFTCNVPGVYVLMFSLYKPLGGPFLYVHLRKNGNTIVAGGVSDEDYHQVSSSAVIPLHYGDQVHLAVRGHVHSYSSHYTSFNGFLLYEI encoded by the coding sequence ATGAAGATTACCATATCAACAGTGACCTTTCTTCTTTGTATTTTGCAAGTTCCGTTCATGGTGGCTAAAACAGCAGTTTCACCTGATCCGGAGATGACGTGTAACTCCTGCTgccagggcccagccggtataccggGAATCCCTGGATCTAATGGGCACCATGGTCAAGGGCTTGTAGGCCCGAGAGGTGATGCAGGCTCtcctggtgaggtaggtcaacccggggCTAAAGGAGACATGGGGTCAGATGGACTAGttggtgagccaggcgctaaaggggatatTGGACTTACGGGAGAtcaaggagtcggtcaaccagggaaacaaggacctcaaggtctgcctgggatgaatggtttgaatggggagagaggtgaacctggaccagctggacagactggtGAAGCAGGTGAGCCCGGGGGAAAGGGAGACatcgggtcagatggactggttggtgagccaggcgctaaaggggatcatggactgaagggagagcaaggagtcggtcaacagGGCAGAACAGGACCTCGaggtctgcctgggatgaatggtctgaagggggagagaggtgaacttggaccagctggacagactggtgaagcaggtgaatgtagtacgcgacggtccgccttcactgcagtgaggaTTACCCCCTTCAGGCCTCGACCCGACTGGTATcctctgccctttgaagagttattgttttcagaggaagggaTTGATTTTAACTTGAAtaacggcacgtttacgtgtaatgtgcctggggtatacgtattgatgttctcaCTCTATAAACCATTAGGTGGGCCTTTCCTATATGTCCATCTGAGGAAGAAcggtaacaccattgttgcagGGGGTGTAAGCGATGAAGATTACCATCAAGTGAGCAgcagtgcagtgattcccctgcactatggagatcaagttcacttagctgtacGCGGTCACGTACATAGTTACTCTAGCCATTACACGTCTTTCAATGGATTCCTGCTGtacgaaatctaa
- the LOC139950952 gene encoding alkaline phosphatase-like, translating to MLTAGGIVLPQKSLYGAKYWNDLASDILQKAITREQTLNTKKAKNVVFFVGDGMGITTVTAARILKGQLEGDHAEGIDLEWDKFPSVALSKTYNTDRQVPDSAGTATAYLSGVKTKTAVIGLDDSAIKGDCKSSLNANVESVMISAQKSGKATGFVSTARVTHATPAALYAHSPHRDWECDSDIPQKETDIGCIDIAQQLITLGQDTQVIMGGGRMKMLPREAADPEYPEDSSKAGSRNDGRNLIDEWQASKDKTNSKYVWNLEQFKDVNPLETDNLLGLFEPSHMQFEGNRMNDVGGEPSLSEMVEKTIEILQKDKEGFFLMVEGGRIDHAHHDGLAYHALHDTIALDKAVAKAMSLTNEMETLFIVTADHSNVLSIGGAAVRGSPILGRGGLMNDGLPFTTLSYANGPGGIEELNSFKSTGSRRNLTDTNTDNADFHHPALVPINAETHSGEDVTIYANGPMSHLSHGVHEQHYIAHVVRYASGLNCHNGAPSTGPNSILALLLFSFVRKFIY from the exons ATGCTGACTGCAGGAGGCATTGTGCTACCACAAA AATCGTTGTATGGTGCGAAGTACTGGAATGACCTGGCTAGTGACATTTTGCAGAAAGCTATTACCAGAGAGCAAACACTCAATACGAAGAAAGCTAAGAACGTAGTGTTTTTCGTCGGAGATGGGATGGGTATAACAACCGTGACGGCTGCGAGGATTCTCAAGGGGCAGCTGGAGGGAGATCACGCGGAAGGAATAGACCTCGAATGGGATAAGTTCCCTAGTGTAGCTTTGTCAAag ACCTACAATACCGATAGGCAAGTACCGGACTCGGCTGGTACGGCTACTGCTTATTTAAGTGGTGTTAAAACCAAGACAGCAGTGATAGGGCTAGACGATTCTGCTATTAAAGGAGATTGTAAATCTAGTCTCAATGCTAATGTGGAGTCTGTTATGATATCTGCTCAAAAGTCTG gCAAGGCAACGGGATTCGTCAGCACTGCCCGTGTGACACACGCTACCCCTGCCGCACTTTACGCACATTCGCCCCATCGAGACTGGGAGTGTGACTCTGATATACCGCAGAAGGAAACTGACATTGGTTGCATTGACATCGCTCAGCAACTCATAACACTCGGACAGGATACACAG GTTATAATGGGTGGGGGAAGGATGAAAATGTTACCGAGAGAAGCTGCCGACCCAGAGTATCCTGAAGACTCTTCTAAAGCTGGATCTAGAAATGATGGACGAAATCTCATCG acgaatggcaagcaagtaaagacaagacaaacagcaagtacgtgtggaatttggaacaatttaaagacgtcaatccacttgaaactgacaaccttttag GTTTGTTTGAGCCCAGTCATATGCAATTTGAAGGTAACCGAATGAATGACGTAGGGGGTGAGCCCTCATTGTCTGAGATGGTAGAAAAGACCATTGAGATACTTCAGAAGGACAAAGAAGGGTTCTTCCTTATGGTTGAGG GTGGCCGAATTGACCATGCGCATCATGACGGGTTAGCCTACCACGCCCTGCATGATACCATTGCACTGGATAAGGCTGTAGCCAAGGCGATGTCACTGACCAATGAAATGGagactttatttattgtaactgcCGACCATAGCAATGTACTCTCTATAGGAGGAGCAGCTGTTCGTGGTAGTCCAATACTCGGCAGAGGAG GTCTGATGAATGACGGTTTGCCATTTACAACACTCTCATATGCAAACGGCCCTGGAGGAATTGAGGAGTTAAACAGCTTCAAAAGTACTGGTTCGAGACGGAATCTGACGGATACCAACACAGATAA TGCCGATTTTCACCATCCAGCGCTTGTCCCAATTAATGCAGAGACTCATAGTGGAGAAGACGTCACTATTTACGCCAATGGACCAATGTCGCATCTTTCTCACGGGGTACATGAACAGCACTACATTGCCCACGTTGTCAGATATGCTTCCGGGTTAAACTGCCACAAtggggcgccctctactggaCCAAATTCCATTTTGgctttactgttgttttctttcgtaCGGAAGTTTATatattga